The segment GCACTTGTCTTTTCTTGGTTGCTTTTTGCATTTATGTACAAGTTGATGTAACTGTCAATTTTATGTAGGTTGATGTTTATTTAGTTTCAATTTAATGAAATTGTTACAATTTGATGTAGCTGATGTACTGCTTTAGTTACAATTTGATGAATGAAATTGTTGAACTATGTTATAACCAAAGTTGTTGAAACATTTGATGACTGCTATTAAGCTGAATCTTATAGATATTCATTAATTAGTGCACCAAAAATGGGCAATTGTCATTACAAAATATTGCAGCAAAAGCTAAATATTGTCATTACAAAATAATGCACCAAAAGTGTGCAATTAAAAACTTAGCAATTCAAAATAATGCACCAAACATGTGCACCAAAACAACAGCATTCAAAATAATTCAAAAGTTACAAGTAATCAATAAAGATCTTCAATAGACTTCTTCTTAGCCTTCTTAGCAACCTTCCTTGCACCTTGAGTTCCATTGCAATCCTCTTCTTCACTTAAACTGATAGGCTGATCCTCTGCACTTGGTCCAATGATAGGCTTTTTAAACTAGAAAAGTTTGACCCTCTCACTTTGCCTCCTTCTCTTTGGGATGGAATCTTGCTTGACCTTAGCTTTCCCCTTCTTGATCTGGTTTGACACACTATTGGCAGATTTTGTATGACTGATGTCTGGTATACTTGAAATCATCTCATCAGTGATGTCTCCAAATACATCAGCAGAAGAGGCAGTTTGTGTTGCAGGTTTTTGATTTGGCACAGGTTCATTTTGACTTGGCACAGGTTCACTTTGAATGGGGACATTACCACTTGCACCTGGGAGGATGGAGAAGAGCAAGATGTGAAGCAACCAAGAACGATGAAGAAGAGCAACAATGGAAGCCTCAAGCACGATGAAGAAGAAAAGGATTGGGAAATCTGTAACCTAATTTGCCATTTAACATGTGTTATAAACATTATTTCCATGTCATCAAATAAAAAAATGCCAGTAGAGATCTTAATTGACCAACTCAGCGTAACATGGGTGTAGGGGTTACTGGGTTTGTAATCTGAGTTTTATAAGGGGGCaagctttaaaaaaaatttaatgagggggaaaatcaaaactcgccctaatggcagggggaaCAGTTATTTATCCCTATTTTTTATGTTGCAATTTTAAGCTTTAAAAGTACAATGCTCACGTGCCCGCTCCGCCCTAATTTCTTTGTGGGGCAAATCAAAGTTTTAAGCCCACATTCTTAATAATGTCCGCCCTGTCTCATTTTTGCGAGACACATTTTAATGGAACGAATATGTTTGTTTGTCATCCCTAAATATAACCAATATTATATCGATGCTAAATAACACACTCTAATAGTTATTGTCTTTTACCCACTCTAACAATGTAATCATATAAGACATGCATTATAGTCTATGGGAAATTAAAAGATTTAAGGTAAATATCTAATTTTGAGACACCACAATATTTTCAATTAGCATTAGTCAAATATCTTACCTCAAGtaaactttcattttaattttttttctttagggTGTCCATTCCAATTCGAATTGAAGCTGGATTCTAATTTAGATTGAAATtctatttgtataatttttttaaaaaataatttgctGGTTTgataatataaattatcaattaaaatcatTAGATTAAAAAAAAGATAGAGTGGAATTTTGGAGCAAATATTTAAACTTATTCTTAAACATAATATAatttatctcatatataatcgagttgactcatgaacctaacgagtcgaactatatATAGTTCAATTTCGGCTCATTTAGTTAAcaaacttagtttttagctcatattcggctcatttggttcatgaacctagttcaacgatttaattgtcGAATCAAGTTCCGAACTATTTTGAATTTGTTCGGTTCATTGCCATCCCTATAACAAAATATCCACTTTTTAACTTATATACAAAAATCATATACATCAAATATTTTGAATCAAGTATTTATAATAGTAATgaaatttttaaatcaaaatagtTTCTAAATTGAGGACTAATCATAAATGCCGAGATgattaatttagaaaaaatataaaatgacaaattgaaaaaacaattacttattttatttaaacataTAAATCTAACACATATGTCAGTGTTGAATATAAACGAGTGTGAATATAAAATATGGAGAAAgaaaaaacaccaaaacaaaataaaagggaTAACAGCATTGTCCGTTTCCCTACCATGTATAACATTTATTTCATTATCCTAAAAAAATCCAATATCATACGTTTAAATTAAACTACTATTCATTAagcttgaaataaaaataaaataaaaagtgtcGTAGTTAGAGCTATTAATATGGGTTATCCGACCCTAAACGAGTCAGTCCTGGCGGGCTCTGAACTTTTTAGGGTTGAATCAAAAAGGTTATGTGCAATATGAACTTGAGATTTATTATCCGAGTCCGGTCTTAAATCGGCTTCGAACTATCCAGCCCTAAATAagctttttattaaaaaaattaaaataaaaactccataatattttttatgaagtaaagttaaaaattatgttattttaaacataatacatttttaagtactatattatctcttataaatactatattgtgtttctaaatataatatatgtctaaattgtataaaataatactcgaatatttattataagagaaaaactaatataatacgatgaaaaaatgttgattatattaatgtataacatttaaaagagaaatattgaataaaataaagataaaatttagtgaagtgaaaaaaatcaatatgctattttggagtagataatataaatattaatatatttttttaaaatttataattatgcgggcctaatGGGCTACCCACGATCCATATGAGCTAGCCCTTATAACGGACTTTTCAGGGCTAGGCTAAAAAAGTCCTGAAAAATatggctctaattttaaggctcaAGTCCTATAATTTTTAGGGTCTAACGAACCAGTCCATATGAGTTAACCCATTTAGACTAGGGTGTTCATGGGTGTGAGTCGACCCACGAATCCGCGAATCCAAACcgaaccaacccataaattacCCAAACCCATTCATTTACAGGTATATCCAACCCAACCCGCAACAACCCATATAGTTTTGGTTCGTGTATCGGGTTTGAGCTTTGCAACCCGCAAACCCGTTGACCAAACCCATTGATGTTACattagtaattttttattattattttaaatagaaatataaattattatctcagtttaaccataattttttcaaaaaagctTTATTCTCCACCAATAATACTACTAAATCAATGAATTTACGTAATTCTAAAACTAAatgttgtttcttattttcttttgtattatttcttacgtattttataaaaataatgtgacttgtggaattttatactattatGTAGTGTTATGTCATGTCTATgaatattattagatattatatgACGTGCTTCATCCATTTTGTGCATTAGAAATGTATATAAATATAttgaattgtgttacaatatttttaaattgaaaaaaattattattttttaaatttgaaatacaaCCCACGAATCCAGCCCAATCCAACCCATAAATAAACGGGTCGGTTCAGGTTGATTTTGATAATTAAATTGTGGGTTGGACGACGAGTCCAACCCATTAAAATTTGAATGGGTTGAGTAACGGATTAGGTCAAACCCAGACCCAACCCACGTACACCCCTAATTTTGACAGCCCTAGTCGTAGCTATAGGGCGAAAAATTAACACACAAAAATTAAcattaacaaaaaataaataatagagtcatgttgacttttataaaagaaaaattggTGAATACTCCGGTACCCTTGAGTTTAGTAGGGTACCGGTATCTTCAACCAATCAAATAGAGGAATTCAATGCCACGtcactcttatattttattttattttaaaataaattaaaatttaaatgcaATTTGCACTAAGGGTACTGATACCCAACTTAAACTCATGGGTACCAAAGAATTTGCCTAAATAAAATTCCTCCATTCGGATTTTAAATAGGCACAACACAATATACACCCACACGGACACGggtattcaaattcaaactgttcGGACTCGACTCTTCAGCGCAGACCCGAAACCGTaccctaataataataacacaccGATTaacaaccaaaaaaaataaaaaaataaactgtAAGTTGCGAAGAGAAGCACAACCATGGCAGAAGACAAACAAATCGAGAAGAAGAAGGATGACGTCGACGTCCAGTCCCAGATTCAAACCGCCATTCGCTCTCGCGTCTCTCACTTCAAACAACAAGCCGAGTTtgtttctctctcttcattttcttctctctctaactatgtaactaactaactaacactCTTTCTAATACTCTGCTTTTTCAATGCAGTTCTCTGACATACGAAGGTGTTCGTAGATTGCTCGAGAAAGACTTAGCTTTTGAGGAGTTTTCTTTGGATTCTCATAAGAGATTTATCAAGCAGTGTTTGGAAAAGGTTTCTACACTTTTCTttattcaaaaccctaattttatcttACTAGTATCTGTTAATTTTAGTTTCTAGGGCATAACAGCGAACTCACTAATTGCACTTTCATACAATTATGCTATTATTATTACTTCCATTCTGTATATGAATGTGTGTTTTTTTCCTGATTCTGTCAGTGCTTAGAAGAGGCTGGTGATGATGATGCGCCGAAGACGTCAGGGGAGGAAGGGGAGAAAGGTGAAAGTACGCAGGAAGAGATGGAAGGACAAAAGGAGGAAATTCAATCTAAAGATGAAAAGGATGTCCCTGACGATGACGAGAAAATGGAAGATTCTCCGGTATTAGGTCTGCTTAAAGAACAAAAGAAAGTTAAACAAGAAGCTAAGAAAGAAGAAGGCAATGGGAAAAAAGTAGTTCCCAATGAGGCTTTAATTAAGAAAGCTATTAGAAAAAGATCTTCGTACCTCAAGGATAATGCAGAGTATGCTACTGATTCTTTCAATTGTTACTTGTTCTGACCTCCTCTCTGTGATAATGCACATATTCTATCAATATTTTATTTGGTTATAGTTCTTAAGATATGACATGGAGTACTTCATTTGTTGATTTCAGGAAAGTCACTATGGGTGGTCTTCGCCGACTATTGGAGGAAGATCTTAAACTTGAAGAATTTACTTTGGATCCCTTTAAGAAGTTTATAAGGCAGCAGCTTGATGAGGTGAGTTAAAAATGTAACAAGAAAGTTTAATTGATGCACTTAAGAAGCACAAAAATGCGCAATTTGATGCTCACCGAATCTATGTTAAATGTGAAGGTATTATCGTCTTCTGAAGTTGTGGAACCTGCAAAAAGTGCTAAGAAAATTGTTAAGAAGAAACCTGATTCCAAACCAACAAAAAAGGTCAGTACTGAAGAGAACTCTGATAATTCAGATGAAATGAGTGAAGAGGAAGAGGACGAGGAAGATGAAGTCAAACCTAGAAAAAAAAGTGTTCCAAAAGGGAAGACACAGACTCCTGCTGGACCCAAAAAGCGTAAAGGAGATGAGACCAATCTTCCCAGCAAGAAAAAAGCCAAGCCTGATAAATCAGCCTCAGAAGTCAATAGCGATGCAGAAGATGATGGAATAAACTCCGAAGATGATCAATCCCATTCATCAGCAGAGAATACTACCAAGGTTATactcaattatttattattatgtgCAGACTGCTGATTGCAAGTTGAAATGCTTCCTATAATTTTAGAAGTTAGGGCCATAGTCATATTTATCAAACAGTCCTAATCTTTTAGCTGAATGTGAATACCggttccttatataatgaagtaccCGCTTTTTGTTCTATGAATTTTAATGAAGCTTTCTTCAACATTCTATGTTATTTATCAATTTCTACaagtttaaatatattaattatatttaactaaaTCACATCCTTTTTTCCTTGAACTTCAGAAGAAACAAGTTGCAGCTCCTGTGTACAATAAACGGGTGGAGCACTTGAAATCTGTTATTAAAGCATGTGGGATGAGGTGATTTTCTATTTTGGATTCCCATGATCCTAGTTCTTTGTTGAGGATGATTGTTTGATTTTATATATTTCTGTCACAGCGTTCCTCCGGTCATTTATAAAAAAGTCAAGCAGGTGGCTGAGAACAAACGGGAAGAACAGCTAATTAAAGAATTGGAGGAAATACTATCTAGAGAAGGCTTGTCTTCAAATCCATCTGAAAAGGGTGAGCTTTTATTTGGTGTTAGTGATCCTTATTTTCTTTCATTATTTGTATTATAATTGAATGATAAATGCATTCCTTTATCAAAGGAGTTCTTGGAGCTGTTGTTATCAGCTGTGCCCAATTATCTTTTCACACAACCCAAACGATTGGAAAAGTTTTTCCTGTTTTC is part of the Vicia villosa cultivar HV-30 ecotype Madison, WI unplaced genomic scaffold, Vvil1.0 ctg.004122F_1_1, whole genome shotgun sequence genome and harbors:
- the LOC131641810 gene encoding uncharacterized protein LOC131641810, whose product is MAEDKQIEKKKDDVDVQSQIQTAIRSRVSHFKQQADSLTYEGVRRLLEKDLAFEEFSLDSHKRFIKQCLEKCLEEAGDDDAPKTSGEEGEKGESTQEEMEGQKEEIQSKDEKDVPDDDEKMEDSPVLGLLKEQKKVKQEAKKEEGNGKKVVPNEALIKKAIRKRSSYLKDNAEKVTMGGLRRLLEEDLKLEEFTLDPFKKFIRQQLDEVLSSSEVVEPAKSAKKIVKKKPDSKPTKKVSTEENSDNSDEMSEEEEDEEDEVKPRKKSVPKGKTQTPAGPKKRKGDETNLPSKKKAKPDKSASEVNSDAEDDGINSEDDQSHSSAENTTKKKQVAAPVYNKRVEHLKSVIKACGMSVPPVIYKKVKQVAENKREEQLIKELEEILSREGLSSNPSEKEIKEVNRKKARAKELEGIDMSNIVSSTRRRATISFAPPPPPPKPKTPVESSGKDKNVSDDDNDDEGKDNEEVEEVEEDEEDEEEEEEEDSSDDGSESEDFNADEEDSD